The window CAAGATAGTGCTGAGACCTGAAGATTCTCTCTTCCAGATGGCAATCATTCTCAGGGATGTAGGCACCAGGGTTACGACAATCGATATTGCTGACGTGGAAGCAAAGCCTATCGCCAGTGAAGTAATGATTTCTATCAAAAAAGAGCAGTACATTTCGGAACTGCTCGGGAAACTCTGGGAGCGCTACGGAAAAGCGAACATCAGCCAACCGGACCGGTGGACTGTAGCCATAACCACGGATAAACCAGCAGAAGAGGCGGCTTTTCTTAAAGAAATGATGGTTGCAGACCCGAGGCACAGGCTTCACGAAAACCTCGTGGATTTCGCGGTTCGTGCCACTCCTGAGGGTTTCAGGGTTCGTTATCATCTATATAAAGGCAATCACTTTGTTTTTGTGGCAT is drawn from Methanosarcina lacustris Z-7289 and contains these coding sequences:
- a CDS encoding methanogenesis marker 17 protein yields the protein MESLETFVVEAAIESEQEFYRKIIEDNLASLKLAPAIGRIKIVLRPEDSLFQMAIILRDVGTRVTTIDIADVEAKPIASEVMISIKKEQYISELLGKLWERYGKANISQPDRWTVAITTDKPAEEAAFLKEMMVADPRHRLHENLVDFAVRATPEGFRVRYHLYKGNHFVFVASEEALKHEWIEEAGVMLKELTEGGKN